The genomic window TGCCCGTACGCCGTTGAAAAAGGTGCCGCTGTCCATCCTGCTGCGCCGCATGCCGGAAGACGCCGCCGCCACGGCCCACCAGCTGTTTGCCGCGCTGCGCGGTTTTGACGACCAGGGCGTCAAGCTGATCTGGGTCGAGAAGCCACCTGACACGCTGGAGTGGGAAGGTGTGCGGGACCGCCTCCAGAGAGCTAGTGCACCAACCTGAATCGGGTTCCACGGAAGCTGAATTCCGTGACGTTGGAGCGTATCTCCACCACCTTCAGGGCGGGCGCTACTTCGCCGCCCTGGTTCAGTACCTGGCCATTGACCAACAGTAGACGCTGGGCCGGGTTGTCGGAGTAGACCGCGCCGTTGATAACCAGTGCCGGTATCTCGCGGCGGGTGGCTTCCGGTAATTCGGACAACAGAGGTGCTGCGGTCGGGGCTGGTGCAGTCACTTCTGTGATCACTGGCGCACTTGCAACAACGGTCTTCGCCTTTGGCATCACCGCCACCACAGGCTCCGCAGCGGATGCGCTGTTTGCAGGTTTGGTGGTGGCGGTGGGGGGTGTCGCAGCCGTTACCGGCGCCACCGTACGGGGTTCAATGGTGACCGGGCTCGGCAGCGGCACCAGTACTGCGGTGGCGGCAGCTGCAGGGGGCGGCGCAGCCGCAGGAAGCTGCGCAACAGGCCGCCACAACCACCCGGCAAGCCCTGCGGCGGCTAGGCTCAAGGCCACTGCGATGACGAGGCCTGCGCGTTGCCGGATAGCAGGCCCGTTGTTTGTCAGCGGGGCCGTGACAGGCCGTGCGTTCAGCGTGGGCACGTTGCCGCGCGCGCGTTCGGCGTCGGCCCTTTGCAGTGCGTCGAGTATGTAGGACATGTTTTTGTCGTCTTCTTGGGGTTACTGCGCAGCGCCAGGCAGCCGGGGCGTGTTGCTGCCCAGCGCACTTTCCAGCTGCATATATGTCATGGGGCCGGGCTGGCCGTCGGTCTGCAGGCCGCGGCTGCGCTGGAAGTCACGCAGGCGGTCTTTCAGCGCAGCATCCAGTTGCTGGGGTGCCGCGGTGGGGCCGGGCGACGGTTGGCCGTCCAGCCGGTCCAGCAGCTGCGCCAGGTGGGTGATGGCGGGGCCGGTAGCGCCGCCACGGGCTGCGGGGCTGTAGCCTGGCGGGGGTTGCCATAGGGTTGCAAACCCACCGCGCCAGCGCAGCGCCAGGCCGCTGAGGGACACCGTGTGCTGCTGGTCGCCCACACGCAAGGTGGCGGTCTGGTCGGTCAGGCCCACCAGCACCGCGTAGCGCGCGCTACCGTCCTGCGCCTGCAGCGTCAGAATGCCGGGGCGCGCCAGTTGGCGCAGCAGGGGAAGGTTCAGTTGGGTGGTGCGGTAACACTGCAGGGGGCTGTCGGTGCCTGCAGCGCAGGGGTCCGCGCTGTTGGCGGGCAAGGGCCAGGCCTGCGCCAGGGTGTTCCACGCCAGGGCGATATCGCTTGGCAACTGG from Rhodoferax sp. AJA081-3 includes these protein-coding regions:
- a CDS encoding general secretion pathway protein GspB codes for the protein MSYILDALQRADAERARGNVPTLNARPVTAPLTNNGPAIRQRAGLVIAVALSLAAAGLAGWLWRPVAQLPAAAPPPAAAATAVLVPLPSPVTIEPRTVAPVTAATPPTATTKPANSASAAEPVVAVMPKAKTVVASAPVITEVTAPAPTAAPLLSELPEATRREIPALVINGAVYSDNPAQRLLLVNGQVLNQGGEVAPALKVVEIRSNVTEFSFRGTRFRLVH